Within Gemmatimonadota bacterium, the genomic segment CGCTATTTGCGACCCAAACACCTATGGCAGGGTTGGCCATGGTAGGTATAATTGTGCTCATCGGTGTGGTCGTCAACAACGCGATTGTACTGGTCGATATGGTAAATCGCCTGCGCGCAGAAGGCATGCATCGAACCGCTGCGATTATGGAGGCGGGCGCAAATCGTTTCCGCCCCATTATGATGACGACATTTACAACCGTCTGCGGCCTTTTGCCGATGGCTCTGGGAAGCAGTAAAGTTCTGGGCCAGCCCTATGCACCTATGGGATTCACCATGATCGGCGGCCTGCTCTCTTCGACCCTGCTTACCCTGCTGCTCGTCCCCTTGTTTTACACATTTTTGGATGACCTTCGCTCAGCCCTCAAAAGATTGACAAATAGTGCCTTCAACGCACTAAAAATTAGCGACACACAGGCGGCGGACATGGCGGATTAATTTTATATATACTTCGCTACATTGTCGAGCCTCACTGGTAGTTGTAAGCCAGTGCTGTATCTACGCCGCCCCTTCCACGCATCCCATCCCGATCCTGGTAGTTTCACTCAATCACACTCCGCAAACTCTGCTCATGCACCTCAGCTTCCGGCCAGTGTGTATTCAGAATATCTTTAATATTATCCTTTGGTCCGCGAAAGACCATGATCATGTTATCCGAGACAAAAAATTTTTCGAGAAAGGAACGCACATCCTCATCAGTAACCGAATCATAACCGCCTTCGCGTCTTGGCGTGTTGTAAATGGCTCTATATACCTCACGGTTCAGGCTCCTCTGTGGTGTCTGGTTGTGGACATCTGACACCTTGAGAATTTCACGCCGCTCTTTGAGTGCTTCCCAAAAGCGCGGATTGTCGGGCAACTCTCGGATAAAGTCTGACATTTTCTGTATCAGTTCTTCGCTATTTTGGAGTTGAGGATCGGCGTAAATTTCAAAATATATAACCTCTTCCGATGCCCTCACCCTACAAGAAGGACTATAGGTCAATCCCAATTCTTCTCTAAAATATTTGGGAATTAGACCATGAATATCACCTCTAAGCGCACTCGATATGAGTGCAGGGACATAGGTTTCTTCACCAAGATTTCCAATGGGGATCAACCAGTGAGAGAAAACACTCTTTATACTTGAATTAAACACAAAAGCAGTAGGGCCTATTTTAGTATCGGTTGCTAAACCCGCCAATGAATGCACAAATCCGCCAGTCTTCCTTCCTTCTGTAATTGGACGAAGCAACTTCGCGACCTCAGTGGAATCGAGGTCTGAGATCACCTTAAAAAACACGACATCTGTTTTCAGAAGCTGATCATAATATTGTCTGATATCCTCAAGCGAGAGATTCTTAAGCGTTTTTAAGGACCTTTGTTTTTTTATACCCATTGTTTGTGAAAGAGCAAATGTTTTTCTCATCATAGAGGCATTCCTTCGCACATCATTCTGGTAGATAGTCGTCAGTTGTTTTTTCACCTCTTTCAAATCGAGATCGGAAAATTCTAAATTCTGTATCAAATCCGCGACTATTTTTATAGACTCACCGCAGTTCCTGGACAGGGCAGAAATGGATATGGTCTGGTAGTATGTACTGGTACTGGTATTGAACCTGGCCCCTGATGCAGATAACCGATCCATGTACCCTCGTCTTTTTGCAGCATCCCAAATCATTCTCCAGACTGTTCTTGCAAGCCCAATTTGAGAAGGCTGGTCCTGATTTCTCCCGGCTCCGAGGAAGACAATATCAATTTTTGTCAGCGGAGCGCGTATGTCATTGCGATAAAAAATATGGTGGTTGGGAATTTCGGCAAAAGCAGACAGGACACCAACCACGTAACACAGGGCAAAACTAAGCGTCACTTTTAGAAACATATTCATTGGCCTTTCGGGAAAATTTCTGGTGCAACTTTCTGATAATCCATATCGACGCAAACAGAACTGTAGCAACAGTCCAAATGGGAATAGCAATCTCCAATACCAACTTGTTTGGAGATTGGTTTAGATCCTATTTTGAAGTTTTTGTATCCTGTCTTAATCTCAAGGACAGGGTTATGGAATTGTCATCTGCCATGTACAGGTCTATGATGCGCCGAATATCTTCAGTGCTAACAGATTCTATATCCCCGATCAATCTCGGATACAGCAGGGGATCGTTAGTATGGGCGAATGCCTGACCGAATGAATTAGCCATGCTCGAACGGTTGTAAAATGCGGAATACATGCTGTGCAATTGTTCATTGCGGGCTGCATTGAGTTCATCTTCAGAGATGGATTTTATCTTCTCCAACTCGATACGAATAATAGCATGAACAGCATCTGAGGACGTAGAATGGGGCAGATCTGCCGCGCAAGTCATCAGACTGAATCCTTTATAATGGTTGAGTCCCATACTGAAAACCTTTGCAAGTCCAGAATCAACTATATAAGACCGCAATGAATTTGAGCTTTTATTTAAAATGCGAGCAAGAATGAGCAATCCCGCATAGTCGCGATGACCTAAACT encodes:
- a CDS encoding insulinase family protein encodes the protein MNMFLKVTLSFALCYVVGVLSAFAEIPNHHIFYRNDIRAPLTKIDIVFLGAGRNQDQPSQIGLARTVWRMIWDAAKRRGYMDRLSASGARFNTSTSTYYQTISISALSRNCGESIKIVADLIQNLEFSDLDLKEVKKQLTTIYQNDVRRNASMMRKTFALSQTMGIKKQRSLKTLKNLSLEDIRQYYDQLLKTDVVFFKVISDLDSTEVAKLLRPITEGRKTGGFVHSLAGLATDTKIGPTAFVFNSSIKSVFSHWLIPIGNLGEETYVPALISSALRGDIHGLIPKYFREELGLTYSPSCRVRASEEVIYFEIYADPQLQNSEELIQKMSDFIRELPDNPRFWEALKERREILKVSDVHNQTPQRSLNREVYRAIYNTPRREGGYDSVTDEDVRSFLEKFFVSDNMIMVFRGPKDNIKDILNTHWPEAEVHEQSLRSVIE